Part of the Musa acuminata AAA Group cultivar baxijiao chromosome BXJ3-10, Cavendish_Baxijiao_AAA, whole genome shotgun sequence genome, CCAACTCGCACTGTCGATGATGTCCTCGGTGGTGGCATCGCATGTGGATGCCTTCCTTGAAGATCCAACCAAGCATCCCAAGGACAGTGACGGCGAGAAGGATCACAGTAGAGCCGTGCACCGATTCGTGGCAGCAAATTGGCTTCACAGGGAAGGCGGATGGTATCAAAACTCGGGAGCTTTTTGTGTGTCAAGACTCTGATCTGATTCAGTGAGCAAATGATTGGATCAGCTGGAAAGAAAGATTTGTATGGCTGATGGAAACAGGGGCAGTAGCTTCGATTCTTGTAGCTAACTTTCCATCTTACCAAGAACATAattattttgatatcataataaatattatttcttttCGATTTGGATTTGGATGATCAGGATTCGAATCACCAAAATGATGATTGCGCTGTCTTTAACCCTTACCACAAGAGTAATTTGCTTGACATTTGTATGTCATTATTGGTTGCATCAATCATTAAATCCACATTAAACTGGGATTGTGGATGCACTAATTAATCTGTCATTATTGGTTGCAAGCACCTGTCAATTACTTGGAGGTGGAGATTGACCCCGGCctaacctcctcctcctcccctttttTCGCCTTTTGTTCGTGACAGATCTTGGCCTTCTTTTCTAACGCACCTGTAACGACGAGGAACCTTCCATGATGCCTCCCTCCTCCACCCAACCCTTCGCCTTCGCCTTCGTCTTCGTCGTCGTCTTCTGAGCCGATGATTTGAGATGAAGCAGAAGACTGACGCAGAGAACACCGTCGTCGCTTCCGACGCTCGACACGTTTGCATGGCCATGACGTGGGCTCGCCGTGGCGCGTGCACGGAACATGACGTGGTGGGCCCACCACGGGCTCAAATCTGCGTGCGACTTCCCCACGCACGCGACGAGTCGGTGGGCGGCAGGCCACGCTTTTGTTACCCCATTCGTGACCCACCCGTACGGGTCATCTGCGTGTTTATAGGGAGGTCGTCCGCGCGGGACCCGCAGGTCGTTCGTTGATCGCCGCGGAACAACCGCCGGGTGGGCGAGCGGGTGACGCGAGAGCGTGGGAATCCGGGATCGAGACGCTGGGGAGCGACACCACGCAAGGCGCACGACGTATTATACGTGACCGGTGGGGCCCGCGAGGAAGACACGGATCGACGGGATGCAATTTCCAGCGCGTTGTGCTAGTATTTTTGCTTGTTgaggtttatttatttatttgatttatctCCTACTGTTGTTGATGCTCCGTCGGAACcactttagatatatatatatatatatatagtgaagctAATGCGTGGATTGTAATAGAAAATCTAATTATAGATGAGCACTTAAGCTGATCCGCAAGGACATCAGAAAACTAAAGGTATAAGATTAATTAGGATCTCTCACCTTCTCTTGTATTCTACCAATTCTACGAAGTCTCCATCACATCTCCTCGATTTAGTGGAGAAGTTAAATTAATTAGTGTGGATCGTTTTCAACTCGATTAGTGCTCGCATCGATCAAGAAGCGATTAATTACTTAATGGGAGGGAAAAGTTGAGGTTTGAGGCATGTGACTGTGATCTTCTTGGTAAAGAATATATGCTTTCAGTTCCCATTGCACTAATCTGTGGAGAGGAAGATCCAAATGGCTACTACACTCGCAAGTGGCAGGTCTTAATCTTAATGATTAGATTAGATTAGAGGGTGCTAATGTTGTGATCATGGAAGGTTGCTCCACGTAAAACAAAATGACTACTTGTCTTCTCGAGGAACGTCTCTTAAGCGTGCATGTCTATTTCAAATATCTAACTTCGCAACATGTGTTTGTGATCGatcatatatggctttcctcgAGTGATAGCATACTTGGAAGCTTTGTAGGAAAGTTATATGTAGACATCGACCAACCTTCTATGTTGGAAATGTGTTATCGGGAGATGACAAAGGAAAATATGTGAATGATAAGGCAGAAAAGTCGTCGGAAAATAATTGATGGCATGGCTCTCCTGAGACATGAAGACGTGTCCGGCTCCACATCACCTTTTCCTAGGGCATGTGGGTTTGGTCATGTGTCTCCAAGACATCTCCCTTTTAATGCAATGATAgagatgtagagagagagagagagagagagttcattgCACCGGCCATAGAGACTTTTgatgtagatagatagatagatagatagagagagagagagagagagagagattgtggtTGTGGTTGTGGTAGGAAAAGTACACAAGAGCTCATGGAAGAAAAGGTGATGAAGGAGGTAGCCAGATTGCTTAGGCTGCTTACAATTGGTGTTGTGTTGGTCATAGTATTATCATTATTAGAGCATGCATGCAAGAGGTCAAGCGAACGAGGATATAATATTGGAAGAGTGAGGTATCATCATGTCGAGAGATCAATATATAAGGTTACATTGTATGGccatgattatatataaatattaatacatGAACAAGAAGAAGGATTGTCATCTAATAAACCTAATAAAAGGTCGGAACACTGCAGTGAAATGAAGGTTAGGTTGGAGTTGGTTGGCTTATGCTTTATATTATCTTTCCTTGCATTAGGTAAAGCAACTTCCTCCATGTTGATGATGATTCTTTTCTTGCTCAACATTGACATCTACAAACTTCTATGTGCTTTTCACTAAAGGTTAGGACTTGGCAAAACAACACATATATAACTTATTTGTCAGGAAATGCTCATATAATGACATGGATGTGACTATCAAACATGGaaggaattttttttaattatttatagaaTTGAAAGAGTATATCAGAGTCAATTATTCTATCAAATCATGTTCTAGTTACAAATAACATTTTAATTTTGTTGCTTTATCTTTTACTCAGAGTCACCTTAAAAATTCTTTACATGAGAGCTGTATATCATCAACCTGTTTCCATCATCCTTACTAATCAATGAAATGATTCATGTATGtgcttcttctttttctaattatacaaggatatatatatatatatatatatatatatatatatatatatatatatatatatatatatatatatatatatatatatatatacacacatgataAAATTACATtccaaaaataaaactaaaaataatTATACTAAATGTCAACCAGTAATATTTTATAGTGGCAAGCATCATTTTTGACTGCAGTTCTTGAGATACACATAACTTTAAAAAAGGTTTAAATAAGTAAATCACAAATGTTGCTAATTAGACAATTGATGTCATAAAATCAttcatttttctctcttttcaaCCCTAGTGAATGGAGTGATAAACACAAAAAAAATGCATTTTTGGTTATGAGAAGGCTGTTCATAAGTGTTACCCAGATGCAACTTGTGCACTCCAAACACCAATTCTTGGGGATTGATATTTTAGCCTCTTGGAATGCTACATCTTTGCCCAAATTGAAACCATATCATGAGATCCAAACTACATACAACCCAAGTGAATAGCAGGGAAGAACAAGTACTATGGTTTCTCCACACCATCCTCCTACAATTTATGGTATCCAAATATCCAAAAATTCTTTCAAGATTCTACACACAACTTTTTGAGTTGTGTTTCTACACACATCCAAACATTAAGGACTTTTTGAGTACATATTTTTGAACccatcaaaaaattataaatatcttaAAAACCATCATCAATCCATCTAGAAATGATTGATCTTATGCATCCCAAGATGCTTCAATTTTCAAAGGAAATCTATGGGCACATCTCATTTCATGTGCTTATATTCTCCTTTCCatttctctatctctctctctctctctctctctctctctctctctcatgcttgCAGCAGATGTACTACCTACCCAAGTAGAACATCCTGGTACTGCAACTTTGGACCTCACCAACATAAACATGCATAACTGGAGTTCAGAAATTCTTTTCCTAAAGTACATTCGAGTCTAAAAATAGTTTGTGCTGTATTTTTTAATACGTAAATTTCTTTGTTTCAATGGATCTAAATACTCATGAGTGCatacattaaagataatgtgcacTAAGCACAACAGTAATGGAGTAGTACTACACAGTGGCACACTAACACAGGGCTCGCGAGGACATGCCAAATCTGGTTTTATGTGCAGCCCACGGCTGCAAGATTAACCCATGGGCGGATAGTTCGGTTTGGGGCTCCCCAAACTACCTTCTTTTCGAATCCCCCCCAACCAAAACAAAAAAAggcaagaagaaaataaaaataaaacattaaaGAAAGGCAATAAAAATAAGCCAACAAAGAAATAAGTCCGAGTTGGAGCGACACTCCGGATTCGCTGCCACGGTCATACAGGAACAGCACGCGTCGTATGAAGCGGCGACATCTGATAGGTTTTGTAATGCGGGCCCAACCGAAAGCAATCGTACGTGGTCGTTGGCGCGGAGGGGGTCCCGCGGTTCTCGTCCCCCCTCCCCGGGCCCCGCCTTGGGGTGCTGAGTCGAGTCCGTTTCACGCGTTTTTGTCCGCTTCGGTGCAACTCCCGGGCCAACGGCCTTATATAAATCTCTCCGATGGCAGCCACTCTTCCTTGCAGATCGCACTGGTCTTCCCTTCCTTCCATCCTCTGCAGGAGAAGCTACGCTGTCGTTTCCATTACCATTACTATTAACACCGCcttttcctcctccctcccctctctctctctctctctctctctctctctctcaccgggGAGAAGAAGGCCACGGAGACGTACAAAACAGAGGGCAAGCAGAGGACGGAAGCGGTCGCCAATGGTTTCGGTCGCGGAGATGAGGAAGCAGAATGTGATCGTGCCGGAGGAGTTCGCCATCACCAGGGTGATGGCAGCGCCGTCCCGCCCCGGACTCGCGGTCAGCTGCAAGAAGATGTTCAGCCAACTCGACAGTGGAAGGATCGGTGCGTGGGTCGACTCCATGCGTGCCTCCTCTCCTACTCGCGTCAAGGCGGCCCCCGCGCTCGCCCCTTCCATTACGGCTTCCAGTGACCAAGAGTATGACGGCTGGGTGGTAAGTTTGGTGGATTCTCTGGTTGGGATTGGTTGGTCTTTGCGTGGCAATGGCGGTGATCTCGGGGGGGAATCGTGTGCAGGGACAACATCCTTCGGCGTTAAGCAACTTCGACGACGTGGTCGCAGCATCGAAGGGGAAGCGGGTCGTGCTCTTCCTCGACTACGATGGCACTCTGTCGCCTATCGTCGACGACCCTGATCGCGCCTTCATGTCTGACTCGGTACGTTCATTCTCGCGCTGCGATTCCTCTGCTCGCCATGTTCTTCTGCTCTCTTTGACGCGCATCTTCTTGCTGTGTTCAGATGAGAGAGGCAGTGCGAGACGCAGCAAGGCATTTTCCGACAGCCATCGTGAGCGGCAGATGCAGGGACAAGGTGCGTCGCCATGCCTGCCTCTCCTGGCACCGGATGTGATCACTGTGCTGCCGTTTGTCTTTTAACTCGTGGGGTCTGCTTTGTCGATGATGTTTAGGTGTTTAGCTTTGTGCAACTGCGGGAGTTGTACTACGCTGGGAGCCACGGCATGGACATACGAGGCCCCGTTAAGGCAACAAAGCACACGAAAGCCAAGGTGACTACCTCGGTCCTTCCTCTCATCATCACTGCCCAAACTTTGCTCTGTTAGTGCACACCATCCTTCCTTCTAACTCTATATGGATACATGGGTGCAGGCGAAAGCTGTTTCCTTTCAACCAGCCACTGAGTTCCTCCCCATGATAGATGAGGTGAGTTCTCATGCCTGTGACAGTGATTTCTTTCGGTCTCTTTGTTGTTTTCTCTTGCACCAGCAGCCGTACTGATTCAGGGATTCTATTTCATCCAAGGTCTACAAAGCATTGGTGGAGAGAACAAAATCCATCCAAGGATCGAAGGTCGAGAACAACACATTCTCCTTATCGGTTCACTTCCGGTGCGTCGAAGAAAAGGTCAGAAATCTATGTATATTAACACTCTCACACCTTAATATCTGTTCTTGATTCATTGTCCTGAAGATAATTCTTGACTTCCGATCACTTGGTGCCAGAAATGGAGCTCATTAGCTGAGCAAGTGAGGTCCGTGCTCAAAGACTATCCCAAGCTCCGCCTCACCCTGGGAAGAAAGGCATGACTTCTCTCGGAATCCCTTCATCCGTAGTCTCATCTACGTGAACACGAACGCTAATTCCTTTGACTCTAAAACCTACAGGTACTGGAGATTCGGCCGAGTATTAAGTGGGACAAGGGGAAGGCCCTCGAGTTTTTACTGGAGTCTCTTGGTGAGCTCATCAAGCAGGAACTCCATCACATCTACCGCTCCATTAAATATGTTACAACCTGATTTGAATTGCTTATCTTTCTGTAGGATTCGCCCACTGCAGCAATGTGTTCCCAATATATATAGGAGATGATTGCACGGACGAAGATGCTTTCGAGGTACCGTATGATCTGTCATCATTTTATTAGGCGGAGTGGAAGTTCTGATCAGTAACGTAGCTCTCGTTTCAGGTCTTGCGTGATAGAGAACAGGGTTTGGGCATTCTCGTTTCCAGGTGCGCAAAGGAAACAAACGCATCCTACTCTCTCCGAGAACCTGCCGAGGTGAGGAGCGATTTTTGCATGCCAACATGACCTTCTCGACATGAATGCTAAGGCGAATGCTATCTGCAGGTCAAGGAATTTTTGCGTCGGCTGGTGGGGTGGAAGAAGCAAACACCATGAGGAGCGGCTCGGATGAAGCAGTTCTGCCTGCTCCTTTGGCTGCGGATTTAGGCCTGAAAGCAGTTCATGCTGGCTTTCTTTGCCAAGGATTGTAACTATTTTTACTGTACAAGAAGAAAAATAAGCAGTCTTTTGTTTTGCCTACCAAGTGTTCTTCCTTTGGAGTGCATGATCTCCATCTTGTCCGGTCGATCCTATCTTACAGAAAAGAAATCTGAGCTATTTTATTGACAAGAAAGATttgttcttccggtgatcttgGACTGCGATAAATGCGCTGCCAGAGATGGAGCCTTTCAACGAAATCATTTTATATGACAGCATGCATGGCAATGGCAAGATAGAAGAACATAAGCACATGAAGTTTTCACTCTAGAGCACACGCTTCGATCAAACATATGGATGGAGTCCATGTTCTGACCAGCATAATTTATCCTCTTCATGAGGAGAGACTTTCCTTTGAAATCTAACAAATGAAGTCTCGGCATGAGATGGCAGCAGAAACATATTAGCATTGTTTTCTCTAAATATTTTCTgtgcatttgttttcttttttactctGTACAGAACGAATggagtatctatctatctatctatctatctatctatctcaaaTTCCAACAGCTAAAATAGAGCAGCTGTTGCTGGTTCAACCACAATACCAGGAAAGATGATCTCACCTACAATTAGATGATATTAATTACAGGAGATCCAAAATGTGACTGTTTCATTCATGATGCATTGGACTCTCTCTCGCTAGTAAGTTTAGGCATCTGCACCGTATAAGCCTTGTCCTTTTGATTGGTTTGGGATTGGAGAGTAGACTCCATACTTTTCCAGTGACAGCAGTCGTGCAGCATTGGGTCAATGAGACAACCTAAGTTCCGTGTCACCTCACACATATGTAAGTACCATGGTTTGTGTATGCACAAAGCAAACAGCCTCCTCCTAGATTTAGCAGCAGCTTGTGATCTACATTATCAATCAAGACCTAGAGATCCCCATCTCGAGGGTGTCAAATGCCCTCTCAAATAGTTTATGCCTTGATGCCAAAATGGGGTGCAAGCGATTGCAGTAATCTGAGCAACCACCGGCGTTTACTTGATACTTTACACCTAAAGTTCTGGAGAACCCATGCTTCCAAAAGACCATGGACTAACTCATTGGGCACTAACTCCGAAGGAGGATCTGCAACCACATCTAAGTTtgtgagggagggaggaggaacaGCCATTATAATTGTTTGTACACTGCACAGAAACCACCCCCACCAGTGGCCACCTTTGAGGTCAATCAGCCTCCCAAGGGAAGTGGACTCTCGATACAGTTTGTAGCTATGCTAGCTTTTCAGGCATTGGGAACATTACATATTCTGTGAGTTAGGCCATGAAAGGGAAGGTGTGCACAACCACAACCACCACCGGCACCAACGTCAACACCACCATGGGTGTAAAGTACTACACCTCGGTTGAGAGAGGAGTAGGAGTCCACTTAAAGCCTTCCCCTTGGGCAACATCTGCGGCTCGGGGTGGGGCTACTGACATGCCTACTAAGCCTCTTTTCCAGCCATTTCATGCGTGGAAAGGTGGTGTCCACTAAACTCCGGCCATTATTGGCGCCTAAGCTTGAATAAAGTAAGCCATGGCAGCTCAAATAATTGGAGGAGAAGATCTCCTCGATCAACCACTCACCTTCATTAATCCCCTGATCATCAATGCTCCAAAACAAATGCATTGAACAAGGGGAGTTTTATATCATCCTTATCAAATGGATGCTTGTCTTCGTACTCAAGACATGTCGCCCGTGGTGCCTACACTCCCTCACCTTGCAGTGGTACTGCAAATGGATTTAAAAGGAAGAAGGGGGTGATGAAGCACAACGGCAGCCACATGCTTGCAGGAGACAGTCCACCGGAGGCACGTCAAACACACATGCAGGCGTAGCGTGGTCCCGAGCGACGTGTTGCTGCATGGCGGCCATCCACTGCATGCAGCAACGCAAAATACGACTGCTTAAAGCTACTACCCGTCTTGCGCTTTCTGTCTGTCTGCTTGTCGAAAGGAGAGTGCCTGCACATGTGACCTTGGATTGCAGCCTCTGCCATGAGAGACCAGGTAGAGCTAGCTAGCACTCGCTCACCattatcgtcatcatcatcatcatcatcatcaccttcaTGCACGGAAGAGGAAGGTTGGAGTAATGCAGTGATCACATTTAGCTCATGGGAATTCTCGCTGCTACATATATAATCTATGCCTCGCCACAAAGAAAAACAGTCCTGGTGAGTTGTTCTTGTACAAGAGCGGCTGAGGTTGCAAGGAACTTGCTAATCTCACCTGTGGATTGGTTCCTTTCCTCCGTAGTTTTCCTGCAACAAATAAAAACAACAAGGTTTTGCTCTTTCGTGGACACATCCTTCAACCCAGAAAATCTAGCACAAAGGAGATCCAACATTGCTCAAAAACATATAACATCTTAAAAATTACACAGATAATTCTTTTGTTCCTGTGATTTTTCCAAATCTGACCAAAAGTCAAGTCACTACTATACTGGATTGATGATGCACAGGAAACAAACAAGTGAAGGTCAATGGGCTGGAGAAATGAGGCCCAAAGATTACCACTTCTGAGCCCATTCGTACAGCCAGCCTCTCGAACAAACTCGTTTACAGAGTTGTGAACGACCATGAACTCATTAATATAGgcataaataaatgataaaagatGTGAAAATTATGTACTCGTGTATATTCTTCACGAAACGGTTTTGAAATTGATGCCTTCTGTATTATTTTACCCGATCCAATAATTTAAGTGGGTTGCAGTCAAGTCCGAAGTTGAAGTTAAATCCAACCCGATATCGCAGCGTCTGTTAGGCTGAAATTGGTGTCTATCGACGGCCCCCTATTAAAATCCGACCCGATAACACGTGACGCGACGCATCTTTTTTGGAGTGTAAATTCGCGGTTCATATAGGATTTTGGATCCAATGACATGTTCGGATTCGGGTTTAAATCCGACACCAATTATATTTTGAGAAGGCGGGTTTTGCCCACTGGCGGGTCTGTCCTCTCAATGCCCGACTGGCGGTTTTTGCATGGCTCGAATTGGGAATCTTGAAGCCCTAATTTGAACCATCACCTCCTCCTATTGATTTCAATCCTCGAGACAGTCACCATGCCGAAGGTCCTCGGCACCGGGCAACCTCTACTTCCGGCGGCACCAGGCGGCCGAGTACCCCGTCGAAGATCGCCGTTACCAATTGGCTGAAGACCGCCCGTGGCGCGGCCTCTTCACGAGATCTCCACCTTGGGCTGGCGAAGCAGGTTTACGAGACCGAGCTTCTGGTGTCGGGCCGCGGCCGAAAGACGGTTCCGTTACACAGGGTCATGATCCTGGAAGTGAGCCGGTACTCGGAGAACTATCTGTGTCTAAACTTTGATCCGACGACCGCGACATCTGAGCTTGTCATGTCGATGTTCTTCATGGTCAACGAGAAAGTGAGTTGGTTGGTTGCCAATTTTGGATTTTTGACGGGGAAACAGTAAAAGATATAAATGTTTTCCTATTACATTATTGATATATGTTCTGATTTCCTGAGTTCCGTGAGAATGTGGCTGCATGGATTTGTTTTCATGACCGGAAGGATTCATTCAGGGGGTTCTCCTGCTAATCGAACAGGTTTGATATGTTTCTCTATTGTTCTCGAGTTTATTGAGCTTCTGCCTTGTTTTCAGTATTGGTCTGTCCTTCCATATTGTTCTTATGTACATGGCGAGAGTTGAGATCTCTGTCTTGAAACAACCATGTCCTCATAATCTGACCTCGTGCTTGATTGTTAGTCAAGTTTCGGTTTTTTACTCTCTCTTGTCTTAATAATTCTGGAGCCTTTTCTATTTGCTAACTATTCATTTGATCTGCACACATGTTAGGGAAGAGCTTTACGTATCGCCGAGAAGACAAATTACTTGCTTTTCAGGTATGCTGTCACGATCTTTATAACTCAAATCTAATGAGAGGTAGTACGGCAAGTGAATTTTGTTCCTAAGCTAATCAAGTTTCCTTTCCTCTTTCTGTGCAGTCTTCATGATGTATTTAATAGCTCTTTGGTTTTGCATCCTATCTTAATTTTGTGCTCAACAATTGTCTAATATTCGATGGGTGTATGAGTTTTGCTTGCCTAATTTTGATTAACAGTTTGGCCATCTCAgatccttgattttttttttttataattaattttataaaaggtCAATGTTTTTTTCTTAATATCTATGTATAACCATTTGGTAGACTGGTAAGGCAAAAACAATAACCATGGAGACTTGATTTGATAGAAAAAGGTATAACCAGTCAGACTGATATGATGAGACACagataagcaaaaaaattcaaaatttctaTGCTTTTATGAAGTATAGAACATTAATCTTATGAAGTATCTGTGCTTCATAAAGCACCCTTAACTCTCATACATGAGGGTGGGACTCTTCCATCATTTGCTTGGTTTTTAGTTGAAATTAGATAAATGAGGCTATTACTATTAGGTGGGAAACTGCTACTTGACATGCCATTTTTATTTACCTTAATGAAAACATGGATTAAACTCCTGCAAGTTTATTTGTGTATGTGTTAGGCTTGTAAACTTGGATTCCAGTTTACCGTGTGCTTCTATTCCTAATGTGTGCCAACGTCAAAGCCTATCAAATGTAATGTTTGCCGGCGCTGTCATTTGCTTATATGTTATGGCATGGTATGCACTATTTACTGTGTCAGTATCTGATTGGCATGGTGCATGTTCTGATGCTTGATGTGTTCTGTAAGATCGTACAATTCTCAATTTCTAGTGTAACATATCGAAAGCTAACAGATTATGATCTGTTTTAAGCAGATGTCCATATCCTTGCTTTTATAACATACTCTTATGCTGAGTACCAATAGAAGTTGTTATCCTCAGGTTTGGTCGCTCATCAAAAGCACCGGGATGATCTAACCTGGTCCGAACCCAAGGTTGAAGCTAGAATCACCCTTGATATGGATCCTAAAGTCAATGAAGGGAGAAATGAATGGGAAGAAGATTCGAGAAGTCGAATCGAGTCTTCGCAAGCTTTCATTCCTGCGACAAACGATGATCATCGACCTCGCCCCCAACTTGGCTTTTTTTTGATAGATTTCATATTCAGAGAGTGAGAGAGAATCTATGTATAGTCGGATCTTCAACAACTTACGATCAGGAAAATATTCTTCTTCTGATGGCTCTTGATCGGAAGAATATTTTTCATTAATGTGGTTATTGCTGAGATAGTGAATTCGATCCAATTGATTTTCTCATAATCTGCTAAGCAGATGCTCTCATGTCAAGTTTTGAGGACAGATAATTTTGTGCTCCTCTATGTGTTTTTGTATTTTGATTCCCAAGTAATTAATAAATTTGGGTTTCAATTAGGGTGAAatttatacattattttattgaaTAAGAGGAGCAACTTTAGCGACCCCTTTTTtttctaatcataatattaaatgggCTCAGCATCTTAGCAATTTTAACACAACAATAACATCAAACAAATCAAGTTAATTAAAAAGTATAACAATAAAACCACAGCCTTTAGCTTAATCAAGATAATTAAAAGTATTAACAAATAAATTTTTAGCTTAGCAACTTATCTATTGAATTCAGGCAATCTGGTCTGACTCGGATCGTGTCGAGTCCCGAACTACTGAATCAGTGGATTAACTAATTCGATAAtagataatttttattaaaaataaaatatgtaatatatatatatatatatatatatatatatatatatatatatatatatatatagcattaaaaaaattataatataatataactaTCTTAGGAAAATTTAGACATCTTAGCTAACGAGAAAAAGTCAGAGCATTTAAGTCTTCTTGAGTGTGAAGTCCAACTGATAAGGAGATATTCCAGTGTTAGCAGGCGAAGATATCATGCAGCACAAAATATCTCACAATTATCGGCCATGGTTTTCTGAAAGAACGAGTCTACATGTAACCTCCTCCCTTGTGTGTTGCTAACGAGTCGGTGGAGGTAACCTCACCTCATCCATAAACCCCAATTGCGTCCTTCCATCCGTGTACTGTTTCATcgtctccccttcttcttcctctgtgcGCTCGAGCCACCAACTGCTGCGCATCCTAATGCAATCTCCTCTCCCGTCCCATTAATCGCTTGAATCCCCCTTCTGCAAAACCCTTCTCTTGAGGacatggtggtggaggaggagcggAGAAGCGAGGCCGCCAAGATGGGAAGGCAAGAAGAGAGGGAGATGGAGCTGTTGTTGGATGAGATCCCCCACGCGACGTCCACCCATCGTCGCCTCTTCCATTGCGGCGACGACTGTTGCGTCGACGGCCTCGATGAGTTGCCGCCGCTCTGGGGGCCTGGGTGTCTCCATGGGTGTGGAGCTGGGCTTGACCTTGGCCCCTCCTCCGAAGGGtcctactcctcctcctcctcctccccgtccGGATCGGGCTTTCTCTCCGGCCGGCTGCCTGCGCCCTCTGCTGCGGAAGAATCCGCCTTGCTCGACAAGCTTCATGATCTCCATCTGGGAGTTGGTCCACGAGAACCAATTGGTCCACCAAATGATCGCTGTGGCTTAGTGATGGAAAGCTTGGTTCCGCGTGGCTATGGCGCTTTTTGGGACCCTGTTCTTCCCAATTCTCTGTCGTTTAATGTGGATAAGAACCCTTCTTTGGATCATTTGATGCAGCATTACTCTGTAGATTCTTGTTCTGCAGATCCGTGGAACGAGAGTTGGCCATGTGGAGCAAAAGAATTGGGCACTAATGGAGTTCTGGGAAGAAGTTCTCACCACAGGGGGAATTATGGGGGGGCTTTTGCCTCCTGTATCGATCAATCTTATCCGATTCCTGATACGTTCTTGCCGTCagagaagattggagtagattcCACTTGGAATAGGAAGCCATCGGATGCCTCAAAGTCATATCACGACTCCCCATCGTTGAATGGACGATGTACTGATTCACCCTCTGTTAAACGACCTCAGCCAGTGAGAACTCAGAGAAACATCGAGGCCTTTGGATCCTTTGGATTTGGGGACAGTTCGATCGTACAGGGGAAGGGACTCTGCTACATGA contains:
- the LOC103968641 gene encoding probable trehalose-phosphate phosphatase 6; its protein translation is MVSVAEMRKQNVIVPEEFAITRVMAAPSRPGLAVSCKKMFSQLDSGRIGAWVDSMRASSPTRVKAAPALAPSITASSDQEYDGWVGQHPSALSNFDDVVAASKGKRVVLFLDYDGTLSPIVDDPDRAFMSDSMREAVRDAARHFPTAIVSGRCRDKVFSFVQLRELYYAGSHGMDIRGPVKATKHTKAKAKAVSFQPATEFLPMIDEVYKALVERTKSIQGSKVENNTFSLSVHFRCVEEKKWSSLAEQVRSVLKDYPKLRLTLGRKVLEIRPSIKWDKGKALEFLLESLGFAHCSNVFPIYIGDDCTDEDAFEVLRDREQGLGILVSRCAKETNASYSLREPAEVKEFLRRLVGWKKQTP